The following DNA comes from Methanosarcina vacuolata Z-761.
GGGTGCGATTCGAACGCACGAATTCCTACGAAAATGGGTCCTAAGCCCATCGCCTTTGACCTAGCTGGGCAACCCTCGCACTGATGTCTGATTTTAGTATTTCATTTAATATGTTTAAATTTATACAAAATAGGAAAAAGAGCAGTTCAGATTTTCTAATTCGAGAATTATTTAATGCGCCGACCGGGATTCGAACCCGGGTTTTGGGCTTGGAAGGCCCAAGTCATAGCCGCTAGACCATCAACGCAAACTGCAACACATCTAGAGGTATTTGTCATATATATTCTTTTCGCTACCAGAGTCCCGTCTTGAGAGATTAGGGGTGTCTGCGTCGAGAAACTCTAAAAAACATTTTTCTACGCGTGTATTTTTGTGATATAGTAACTGGATGAGTTAAGTACATATATTCGTTTGAGACTGTCCAGGGGGGTTAAAACTGGATATTATGTACAATCTATCATTAATGAGTAAGCTCATTTCAACACCAATTTTATCCCCAAATCCATAAAGTTTTCATAACTATTTTCATGATTCAAAGATCTATTGATTGTTTGGAATTCGGGGTTCTAAGAAATGATTTTGATTTTTGGGATCCGCTCGATGTGAAAATTTTCCACGTATGCTGGCGTTCCGCTATATCTCTTAATATTATATAGATAGTTTTATCTTATTGTCAACCTTGGATATTGAGACGAAAATATTTTTCGAACACATATATTTAAGAGTATATTGTAGAAAATATACTCTCAATAAGTATATTTTATTACACTGTTAAAACCAGATTTTTTCATTGATTTCTCTATATTTTTATTAATTTTTTAATAAAAATACCTTTTTTTCTGTACCAATCTCTCAAAATATTATTATTTAACATCCAAAGCGATATAACACTTTAAATGTAACAATAATTTCTCCCTGATGAGGGGGTAACAAATGTTATTTATTTGTGCTGTAATAAGCAAATATCTAATCTTCCTGGCCTATTGTCATCTTAATTTCTTATTTTCTTGCTCCCTTACTCTTACTCCCTTACTCTTACTCTTGCCCCCTTACTCTTACTCTTTCTCCCTCACTCTTGTTCTCTTACTCTTGTTCTCAACTCTTGCTCTCTTACTCTTGCTCTCTCATCCTCTGAGTCTCTTGTTTTTGTTTTCTATCGGTGTATCTCTATGATGTAGGATATATATCTCGTTTACTAACCTTAATATAAATTTCAAAAGAGACTTTCACTTTCTAACGATCTGGTTCCAGACTTGACATAAAAATTGTTCTATTCTGGGGTTTGTTTCCCTGGGGTTTTTTATTCCTGAATTCTTTACTCCTGAGTTATTCGCTTCTAAGTTTTTTATTCATGAGTTCCTTACATATGAGTTCTTTAATTCCAATTCCCCCACTTATAAGTCCCCTAATCCTGAGATACTCACGTTTAAGTCCTTTAATTTTAAGTTTCTCACTTTTGAGTTCTTCGTTCCTAAGTTATTTATCCCGAATTTTCGGTCAAGCAATTTCCTATAACTTGCATATTCTTTTGTATAACTGACAAAATATCCAGAGCTTAACAAAAAGTTAATGTAATGATCGTGTTATACGGAGTTTAAACGAACACAAAAGAGAATACTGCTCGCACTTTTTCTTACTGCTGGTCTGTTCTAGCGTGTGCGCTTTGGAGTGTTCTTTATAAGGCTGCACGATATTGAGTCTGCAGATAGGCGTTTTGTAATAGCTTAGGTTCTATCTAATCTCCCAGCTCATATCGAGCAAAAGGTAAAATTTCAAAAATAATTATAAAATTTCAGGAAATAATTATAAAATTTCAGGAAATAATGGGAAATTCCAGAAAATAATGGGAAATTCCAGAAAATTATTCAATATGGAAATCTTAAGATGGCCCCCAAAATGACAGTTTTTGAACTAAGGGACGAAAATAATGAGAACTTGAAGGTTCATCTAGAATATACAGGCAGCTCTCCTTCTAACCTTGCCGAAGGAAACAATAAGTATTTACGAGACTGTGTTTCTGAACTTAAGCTTGAGGCGAATAAGATCGTTACCAGATGCCCGTTCAAGTACACGGAGTAATATTGATGAATATTGAAGAGTGGGAAGAATACAGATATGTTGAATCAGGAATAAATAACTTCATTGATCAAATGAACGAGTCCAGCTTAAAAAAAATGGTAGAACATGTCTGTAATACCGGAGGAAAACGAATTAGACCAATAATCCTCCTTCTCTCCAGTGAGATCTGTTCAGGTTCATACCAGCAGAGCCTCAATGCAGCTCTTGCTATCGAAATAATGCACTCGGCTTCCCTCATCCATGATGACTTGCTGGATCAGGGGCTTGTTAGAAGAAACCTGCCTTCAGCCCCTGAAAAATTTGGCCCTTCCAGGGCTCTTCTTTGTGGCGATTATCTGATTGCAAAATGCTTTGAGTTTATTTCTCCATATGGGGAACAAGTGGTCCGAGACTTCGGGAAAGCCGGGATGGATATGGCTGAAGGAGAAGTCCTTGATCTGAAGCTCGATAAGGACAATTTTGGAGAAAACAACTATTTCGAATGCATTTACAAGAAAACGGCTTCTTTATTTGCCATCAGTGCTTCCATAGGGGCATACACTGGAGGGGCTGACGAAACTCTGGCCAGGCGTTTTAATGTCTTTGGAAATTGCCTGGGAACTGCATACCAGATTGTTGACGATATTCTTGAGTTTCTTGAAGTGGTCGAAGGCAAGGAATCGAAATTCACATCTGAAACTCTGCCGCATGTTTACATGAAGAATATGTCAAAAGAAGAAGCAATAGAAAAATCTATAGAAGCTGTAAAACTGCGTGTTAATGCCGCAAAAGAGACACTGTTGACATTTAATGAATGTCCGGCAAGGGACAAACTCTTTCAGATTACCGATTATATAACTGTTGATATGCTTGAGATTGTTTAATGCTCAGCTTTTCCTGAAAAATGAACTGTGACACTGCCAAATTTTCAGTATCTAAAATGGAAAATAATATTATTTAATTATCTAGTTTAATAAGTTCTCTAACTTCTAATAAGTCTTCCAACTTTTGCCAACAACTTTACCAGGTGTATCCATGCGAGTATATGATAGTCCGGTGCTTAAGGTAAATGCCAGTACAGAAAACGAAAAAATTGTGCTTGATACAGAAGGTCCTCTTTCCCAGCTTGCAAAGCCTTTCCTCAAACGCATAAACAACATTTTTGCAGAAGAAAAACCCATTTCAGTGGATGAAAATGAGATTATTTTTTCTACATGGATCCCACCTATTCCGGGGCCTGTTTTCAGCCGGGTGATAGGTGCTGAGATCGCAGCTATCCGGAAAAAAAGGGTTCCTGACCAGTTCTCAATAGGAATTACGGCTCGTTGTCCTAACCGCTGTATCCACTGTGGGGCAGCCGGTATCAAGCCAGAAAAGGAGCTTACCC
Coding sequences within:
- a CDS encoding geranylfarnesyl diphosphate synthase, which encodes MPVQVHGVILMNIEEWEEYRYVESGINNFIDQMNESSLKKMVEHVCNTGGKRIRPIILLLSSEICSGSYQQSLNAALAIEIMHSASLIHDDLLDQGLVRRNLPSAPEKFGPSRALLCGDYLIAKCFEFISPYGEQVVRDFGKAGMDMAEGEVLDLKLDKDNFGENNYFECIYKKTASLFAISASIGAYTGGADETLARRFNVFGNCLGTAYQIVDDILEFLEVVEGKESKFTSETLPHVYMKNMSKEEAIEKSIEAVKLRVNAAKETLLTFNECPARDKLFQITDYITVDMLEIV